In one Cronobacter dublinensis subsp. dublinensis LMG 23823 genomic region, the following are encoded:
- a CDS encoding virulence factor SrfC family protein has protein sequence MTVSTSMNQKITTPAALAQWVQKTREHAPLLDEEAGPLLARLSALNAQAQTLNALANEPRTLGIYGHSQAGKAHLLATLANGSQGQVAVAPGDKHLDWLTHINPGHSATAMAVRFTRTPQTLPEEFPLRLRLFSEAELVQIFLAHYQSSGQARAVSEEELRQRLAQLQTLGQTQPHPAISASDVMTLAARWRELTPARQRTIGDDTWHQMAQLLPALNLSERVRLYALLWGDIAEMTQQFVTLAEGLLLVGHAREVAAPLSLLVDNFSLPVEGFLLPAGSGEETLPDEVLVRALEQQQLQGMVSLPLTTLTLLCAELTLPLATPSVPEGVDLLDIPGASYGQQESLYASKTAFLLDYYRQHQQPDVLMVCNAVQSRADIAPVARALLRWVNATQPASPDALPGLVWAITPHDARFLDGQHLDEGVQRLLGKPGHTWGTLQALDGRNLQRLTEWLSQALSDSSRARRLTLLKANAKAQPALLFSRYLAPLSADEATLRATAENGVRTLQRQAARHGDLLQALLPDPAALQALCETEERHEETPQGLFSTEIDLFGEAVATRPADAASGGSLARRAHRLWVNHVRQWMQSEEHAAQLGVDAATLHWLGDTLIIASYRLNLAGRLEALAAHEGLSGAQLRAELGNFVSWLGFERVPQAQRPASRVNPNERLFASSVAHDQRLTRLGEKPVHAATRYVYDWLVALYTRAIENIGYEHPLDIKPADRKTLAKIIGLR, from the coding sequence ATGACTGTTTCTACCTCCATGAACCAGAAAATCACGACGCCTGCCGCCCTGGCCCAGTGGGTCCAGAAGACCCGCGAACATGCGCCGCTGCTGGATGAAGAAGCAGGCCCCCTGCTGGCGCGCCTGAGCGCGCTTAACGCGCAGGCGCAGACGCTGAACGCACTGGCGAACGAACCGCGCACGCTCGGTATTTATGGTCATTCGCAGGCGGGCAAAGCGCATCTGCTCGCGACGCTTGCGAACGGCTCGCAGGGCCAGGTGGCCGTCGCGCCCGGCGATAAGCACCTCGACTGGCTCACGCATATCAACCCCGGCCACAGCGCGACCGCGATGGCCGTACGCTTCACCCGCACGCCGCAAACGCTGCCGGAAGAGTTCCCGCTGCGCCTGCGTCTGTTCAGCGAGGCGGAGCTGGTGCAGATTTTTCTCGCGCATTACCAGAGCAGCGGCCAGGCGCGCGCGGTGAGCGAAGAGGAGCTGCGCCAGCGTTTAGCGCAGCTACAGACGCTCGGCCAGACGCAACCGCACCCGGCCATCAGCGCGTCGGACGTCATGACGCTCGCCGCCCGCTGGCGAGAGCTCACTCCCGCGCGCCAGCGCACGATCGGCGATGACACCTGGCATCAGATGGCGCAACTGCTGCCCGCGCTGAACCTCAGCGAGCGCGTGCGCCTGTACGCGCTGCTGTGGGGAGATATCGCCGAGATGACGCAGCAGTTTGTCACGCTCGCCGAAGGCCTGCTGCTGGTCGGCCACGCCCGCGAAGTGGCCGCCCCGCTGAGCCTGCTGGTGGACAATTTTTCCCTGCCGGTTGAGGGCTTCCTGCTCCCGGCAGGCTCCGGCGAAGAGACGCTGCCGGACGAAGTCCTGGTGCGCGCGCTTGAACAGCAGCAGTTGCAGGGCATGGTCAGCCTGCCGCTGACTACGCTGACGCTGCTGTGCGCGGAGCTGACGCTGCCGCTCGCCACGCCGTCGGTGCCGGAAGGCGTCGATCTGCTCGACATCCCCGGCGCGAGTTACGGCCAGCAGGAGAGCCTGTATGCCAGCAAGACAGCGTTTCTGCTCGACTACTATCGTCAGCACCAGCAGCCGGACGTACTGATGGTGTGTAACGCCGTCCAGAGCCGCGCGGATATCGCGCCAGTGGCGCGCGCCCTGCTGCGCTGGGTGAACGCCACGCAGCCTGCCTCGCCGGACGCGCTGCCGGGCCTGGTGTGGGCGATTACGCCGCACGACGCGCGTTTTCTCGACGGCCAGCATCTTGATGAAGGCGTCCAGCGACTGCTCGGCAAACCGGGCCACACCTGGGGCACGTTACAGGCGCTCGATGGGCGCAACCTGCAACGCCTGACAGAGTGGCTGTCGCAGGCGCTCAGCGACAGTAGCCGCGCGCGGCGTCTCACGCTGCTTAAGGCGAACGCGAAGGCCCAGCCCGCGCTGCTTTTCAGCCGCTATCTGGCTCCGCTCTCCGCCGATGAAGCCACGCTGCGCGCCACTGCCGAGAACGGTGTGCGCACGTTGCAGCGCCAGGCCGCGCGCCACGGCGATCTGTTGCAGGCGCTGCTGCCGGATCCGGCCGCGCTGCAGGCGCTGTGCGAAACCGAAGAGCGCCATGAAGAGACGCCGCAGGGGCTGTTCAGTACCGAAATTGACCTCTTTGGCGAAGCGGTCGCTACTCGCCCTGCGGACGCTGCCTCCGGCGGGTCGCTGGCTCGTCGAGCGCATCGCCTGTGGGTGAACCATGTTCGCCAGTGGATGCAGAGCGAGGAGCATGCCGCGCAGCTCGGCGTCGACGCTGCCACGCTACACTGGCTTGGCGATACGCTGATTATCGCAAGCTACCGGCTGAACCTGGCCGGACGGCTGGAAGCGCTGGCCGCGCACGAAGGGCTCTCCGGCGCGCAACTGCGCGCTGAGCTCGGTAATTTCGTGAGCTGGCTCGGCTTCGAGCGCGTGCCGCAGGCGCAACGTCCGGCAAGCCGCGTCAACCCGAATGAGCGGCTGTTCGCCTCGTCAGTCGCCCACGACCAGCGCCTGACGCGTCTTGGCGAGAAACCGGTCCACGCGGCTACCCGTTACGTCTACGACTGGCTGGTGGCGCTCTATACCCGCGCCATTGAGAACATCGGCTACGAGCATCCGCTGGATATCAAACCCGCCGATCGCAAGACGCTCGCGAAAATCATCGGCCTTCGCTGA
- a CDS encoding virulence factor SrfB yields MLANLCDYKQSVTLIENSGVQFLDFGLTPVEAPHDGRFVRKTANGPLLRLDYDIASGKFTLPARNGGQPEVVKPESSVALSQSLAMMDGVWLPLPVLRFNPPRTFVQGPDNWARVQIRKLSEPDSAGNTHRVTLAFDTQIQVDEGAASQLAPVENDVRNGTRFALAWRDDEVADFLDQTWVDGWLREAFAQYAAAQEARSEQDVQRALKVFEYQAHWLNVMSLLGNQLNVPELKIVTGTLSSPAVAVDLILDVGNTHTCGVIIEDHGEANDGLRQTMELQVRSLSEPQFMNALMFTSRLAFAEARFGKQHFSVESGRDEAFVWPSIVRVGDEARKLAMQRLGTEGNSGISSPRRYLWDETPAAQEWRFNLMTPKTQREPLATAGPLMNLMNDDGEPLWQLPPEERLPVFSPQYSRSSLMTHMLCELLAQAVCQINSVASRLRMGNASSPRQLRQLILTLPSAMPKQEREIFRRRMQEAIALVWKALGWHPHDDDFSAEKGQRQSRVPVPAIQMEWDEASCGQLVWLYNEAMVHFAGQTERFFASLARPDRETPPGATPGRQLRVASIDIGGGTTDMAIAEYQLDDGVGSNVKISPTLLFREGFKVAGDDILLDVIQRCVLPALQEQLQKAGVADAATLMSTLFGDSGRMDTQAILRQQTALQLFMPLGHAILSAWENSDPADPQSGLYTTFGEMLKQPPTRNVHNYLHLAIEHALPAGSPAFNVLDVPLQVSFSELEEALHAGKFSICAPIQALCEAISYYCCDVLLITGRPGCLPGLQSLIRLLQPVPVSRMVWLDNYEVHEWYPFSQHRRVGNPKSTAAVGAMLCSLALDLRLPRFNFKAADIGAYSTVRYLGVLDNVVNTLRDENVWYRDIDLDAPGAKLDARLHFPLRGNVTLGFRQLDNARWPATPLYTLSVNSPELAKAIAGDGVLNVRLQLTGGGKQQAPEGFTLSEAWLSDGTRVPPEQVTFKLNTLADRRSSGSHYWIDSGSVYLK; encoded by the coding sequence ATGCTGGCAAACCTGTGTGATTACAAACAGAGCGTCACCCTGATTGAAAACAGCGGGGTGCAGTTTCTTGATTTCGGCCTGACGCCGGTAGAAGCGCCCCACGACGGGCGTTTTGTCCGTAAAACCGCGAACGGGCCGCTGCTGCGCCTCGACTATGATATCGCCTCCGGCAAATTCACCCTGCCCGCCCGCAACGGCGGACAGCCGGAGGTGGTGAAACCGGAGAGCAGCGTCGCGCTGAGCCAGTCGCTCGCGATGATGGACGGCGTCTGGCTGCCGCTGCCGGTGCTGCGCTTCAACCCGCCGCGCACGTTCGTGCAGGGGCCGGATAACTGGGCGCGCGTGCAGATCCGCAAACTCAGCGAGCCGGACAGCGCGGGCAATACCCATCGCGTCACCCTCGCCTTCGATACCCAGATCCAGGTGGATGAAGGCGCGGCCTCGCAGCTTGCGCCCGTTGAAAACGACGTCCGTAACGGCACCCGCTTCGCACTCGCCTGGCGTGATGACGAAGTGGCCGATTTTCTCGACCAGACCTGGGTCGACGGCTGGCTGCGCGAGGCGTTCGCCCAGTATGCCGCCGCGCAGGAAGCGCGCAGCGAACAGGATGTGCAGCGCGCGCTGAAGGTATTTGAGTATCAGGCCCACTGGCTGAACGTGATGTCGCTGCTCGGCAACCAGCTTAACGTGCCGGAGCTGAAAATCGTCACCGGCACCCTGAGCTCGCCGGCGGTCGCGGTAGATCTCATCCTGGATGTCGGCAACACCCACACCTGCGGCGTGATCATTGAAGATCACGGCGAGGCCAACGACGGTCTGCGCCAGACCATGGAACTGCAGGTGCGCTCGCTGAGCGAGCCGCAGTTTATGAACGCGCTGATGTTCACCAGCCGTCTGGCGTTCGCCGAAGCGCGCTTCGGTAAACAGCATTTTTCGGTGGAGAGCGGACGCGACGAAGCGTTTGTCTGGCCCTCCATCGTGCGCGTCGGCGATGAAGCCCGCAAGCTGGCGATGCAGCGCCTCGGCACCGAGGGCAACAGCGGCATCTCCAGCCCGCGCCGTTACCTGTGGGATGAAACCCCGGCGGCGCAGGAGTGGCGCTTTAACCTGATGACGCCGAAAACCCAGCGCGAGCCGCTCGCGACCGCAGGCCCGCTGATGAACCTGATGAACGACGACGGCGAGCCGCTCTGGCAGTTGCCGCCGGAAGAGCGCCTGCCGGTGTTTTCGCCGCAGTACAGCCGCAGCTCGCTGATGACCCATATGCTGTGCGAGCTGCTCGCCCAGGCGGTGTGTCAGATAAACAGCGTCGCCAGCCGCCTGCGAATGGGCAACGCCAGCTCGCCGCGCCAGCTGCGTCAGCTGATCCTGACGCTCCCGTCGGCGATGCCGAAACAGGAGCGCGAGATTTTCCGCCGCCGCATGCAGGAGGCTATCGCGCTGGTCTGGAAAGCGCTGGGCTGGCACCCGCATGACGACGATTTCAGCGCCGAAAAAGGCCAGCGCCAGAGCCGCGTACCGGTCCCGGCTATCCAGATGGAGTGGGACGAAGCCAGCTGCGGCCAGCTGGTATGGCTCTATAACGAAGCGATGGTGCACTTCGCCGGCCAGACCGAGCGCTTTTTCGCAAGCCTCGCCCGCCCGGATCGCGAAACGCCGCCGGGCGCCACGCCGGGCCGTCAGCTGCGCGTCGCCTCGATTGATATCGGCGGCGGCACCACTGACATGGCGATCGCCGAGTACCAGCTGGATGACGGCGTCGGCAGCAACGTCAAAATCAGCCCGACGCTGCTGTTCCGCGAAGGATTTAAGGTCGCGGGGGATGACATCCTGCTGGATGTTATCCAGCGCTGCGTGCTGCCTGCGTTGCAGGAGCAGCTGCAAAAAGCGGGCGTCGCCGACGCCGCGACGCTGATGTCCACCCTGTTCGGCGATTCCGGGCGTATGGACACCCAGGCGATACTGCGCCAGCAGACCGCCCTGCAGCTTTTTATGCCGCTGGGCCACGCGATTCTGTCTGCGTGGGAGAACAGCGACCCGGCCGATCCGCAAAGCGGTCTCTACACTACCTTTGGCGAGATGCTGAAACAGCCGCCGACCCGCAATGTGCATAACTATCTCCATCTGGCGATTGAGCACGCGCTCCCCGCCGGCAGCCCGGCGTTTAACGTGCTCGACGTGCCGTTGCAGGTGAGCTTCAGCGAACTGGAAGAAGCGCTACATGCCGGTAAATTCAGCATCTGCGCGCCTATCCAGGCGCTGTGTGAGGCCATCTCGTACTACTGCTGCGACGTACTGCTGATAACGGGCCGTCCTGGCTGCCTGCCGGGCCTGCAGTCGCTTATCCGCCTGCTCCAGCCGGTACCGGTAAGCCGCATGGTGTGGCTGGATAACTACGAAGTGCATGAATGGTATCCGTTCAGTCAGCACCGCCGCGTCGGCAACCCGAAATCCACCGCCGCCGTCGGCGCGATGCTTTGCAGCCTGGCGCTCGACCTGCGCCTGCCGCGCTTTAACTTCAAAGCGGCGGATATCGGCGCTTACTCCACCGTGCGCTACCTCGGCGTGCTGGATAACGTCGTCAACACGCTGCGCGACGAAAACGTCTGGTATCGCGATATCGACCTCGACGCGCCGGGCGCGAAGCTCGATGCACGCTTACACTTTCCGCTGCGCGGCAACGTAACGCTCGGCTTTCGCCAGCTTGATAACGCCCGCTGGCCTGCCACGCCGCTCTATACGCTCTCGGTGAACTCGCCGGAGCTTGCCAAAGCCATCGCAGGCGACGGCGTGCTCAACGTGCGTCTGCAACTTACCGGCGGCGGCAAACAGCAGGCACCGGAAGGCTTTACCCTCAGCGAAGCCTGGCTTTCCGACGGCACCCGCGTGCCCCCGGAGCAGGTCACGTTTAAACTTAATACCCTGGCTGACCGTCGCAGTTCCGGCAGCCACTACTGGATCGACAGCGGGAGCGTTTATCTGAAATGA
- a CDS encoding SrfA family protein codes for MAKILLRSGDLDDFQSVGENGQAVFESALQIRETLRLRKQPLVETLAIPQLNEEGDRVDWYSPVSGKVMGWASASHEERERALRFLESALSGARALSKRCLESEKTAQQLFGALLAKAVQFPGANFLYLVDGKPVITFWGFVNLNQGARDDVLECLREAEPVEPEILMTPQDEPEPEPAPVVMTEPDAPLLATPPVAPQPAPVVSPAVPAQTQASVLAAYTTDADDAPQPQETTPAAAAPARRSRIPLWTWPLAAAVVVGAIAAPLTWYQLQQKEPAAPTVPVEQIKAQEIAPAPVQAVDAPPVAAVAPATTLPLAAAQVTPPAPAPVVEEKPVAPAPVDKNALVMDANQVKAGTTRFLNGTWRLSIGSPDPITGKATSMRIEMKSNKGSARVTLGDNIVCRADLFSGLHQSGELMIKTRGKARCSDGSRYPMPEISCKAGPNDIAECTGRYDEKTVLPLTMKKVSA; via the coding sequence GTGGCAAAAATTCTATTGCGCAGTGGCGACCTCGATGACTTCCAGTCGGTAGGCGAAAATGGTCAGGCGGTCTTCGAGTCGGCGCTGCAAATCCGTGAAACGCTTCGCCTGCGTAAACAGCCGCTGGTGGAAACCCTGGCTATCCCTCAACTCAATGAAGAGGGCGATCGCGTGGACTGGTATTCGCCGGTCAGTGGCAAGGTGATGGGCTGGGCTTCCGCCAGCCATGAAGAGCGCGAGCGCGCCCTGCGCTTTCTGGAAAGCGCCCTTTCCGGCGCCCGCGCGCTGAGCAAGCGCTGCCTGGAGTCGGAAAAAACCGCCCAGCAGCTTTTTGGCGCGCTGCTCGCCAAAGCCGTGCAGTTCCCCGGCGCGAATTTCCTCTACCTGGTGGACGGCAAGCCGGTTATCACCTTCTGGGGCTTCGTTAACTTAAACCAGGGCGCGCGTGACGACGTGCTGGAGTGCCTGCGTGAAGCCGAGCCTGTCGAGCCGGAAATCCTCATGACGCCGCAGGACGAGCCGGAGCCAGAACCTGCGCCGGTTGTAATGACCGAGCCGGACGCCCCGCTGCTGGCTACGCCGCCCGTCGCACCGCAGCCGGCACCTGTCGTTTCGCCTGCCGTGCCGGCTCAGACCCAGGCCTCGGTGCTGGCGGCCTATACCACCGACGCTGACGACGCGCCACAGCCGCAAGAGACCACCCCGGCTGCGGCCGCGCCAGCTCGCCGCTCGCGTATTCCGCTCTGGACATGGCCGCTCGCCGCCGCCGTGGTCGTTGGCGCTATCGCCGCCCCGCTCACCTGGTACCAGCTGCAGCAAAAAGAGCCCGCCGCGCCGACCGTGCCGGTCGAGCAGATTAAGGCGCAGGAAATCGCGCCCGCGCCGGTGCAAGCGGTCGACGCGCCGCCGGTTGCCGCCGTCGCGCCCGCAACCACGCTGCCGCTCGCCGCAGCCCAGGTCACCCCGCCCGCCCCTGCGCCGGTGGTGGAAGAGAAGCCCGTCGCGCCTGCGCCGGTCGATAAAAACGCGCTGGTAATGGACGCCAATCAGGTGAAAGCGGGCACGACCCGTTTCCTTAACGGCACCTGGCGCCTCAGCATCGGCAGCCCGGACCCGATTACCGGCAAAGCGACCTCGATGCGTATTGAGATGAAGAGCAACAAAGGCAGCGCCCGCGTGACGCTCGGCGACAATATCGTCTGTCGCGCCGATCTGTTCTCGGGCCTGCACCAGTCCGGCGAGCTGATGATTAAGACCCGCGGCAAAGCCCGTTGCAGTGACGGCTCGCGCTACCCGATGCCGGAAATTTCCTGCAAAGCGGGCCCGAATGACATTGCTGAATGTACCGGTCGCTATGATGAAAAGACCGTTCTGCCCCTGACCATGAAGAAAGTGAGCGCCTGA